From the Solanum lycopersicum chromosome 10, SLM_r2.1 genome, one window contains:
- the FPPS4 gene encoding farnesyl pyrophosphate synthase isoform X1, which produces MLDHNLLGGKLNHGLSAIDSYSLLKEGKQLSSEEIILISSLGWCIEWLQGYFLVHDDIMDGSSKRRGQPCWFRLDKVGMIAVNDGVLLRNHIAVILKQHFRGKPCYVDLLELFNEVEYQTACGQMIDLITTQEKDLSKYSLSIHGRIVQYKTAYYSFYLPVSMVACALLMAGENLDNHANAKDILIKMGIYFQVQDDYLDCFADPQVLGKNGTDIKDFKCSWLVVKALERCNEEQKKILDENYGIDDKACVAKIEALYKDLKLEDVYREYEENTYEELINSIEDEETKLSKPMQAVLKSFLEKIYKRQK; this is translated from the exons ATGTTGGACCACAATCTACTTGGAG GAAAGCTGAATCACGGGCTCTCTGCTATTGATAGCTACAGTTTGttgaaagaagggaaacaacTAAGTAGTGAGGAGATCATTCTAATATCCTCCCTTGGCTGGTGCATTGAATGG CTTCAAGGATACTTCCTTGTTCATGATGATATAATGGATGGCTCTTCCAAACGCCGAGGTCAACCATGCTGGTTCAGATTAGACAAG GTTGGCATGATTGCTGTTAATGATGGCGTACTTCTTCGCAACCACATAGCTGTTATTCTTAAACAGCACTTTAGAGGAAAGCCTTGTTATGTTGATCTTCTTGAATTGTTTAATGAG GTGGAATACCAGACTGCCTGTGGACAAATGATAGATTTGATTACCACACAAGAGAAAGATTTATCAAAGTACTCATTGTCTAT TCATGGGCGGATTGTCCAGTATAAAACTgcttattattcattttatctcCCAGTGAGTATG GTGGCATGTGCACTTCTTATGGCCGGAGAGAATCTTGACAATCATGCTAATGCCAAGGACATACTCATCAAAATGGGAATATATTTCCAAGTTCAG GATGATTACCTGGACTGCTTTGCTGATCCACAGGTGTTGGGTAAG AATGGCACAGATATTAAAGATTTCAAGTGTTCTTGGTTGGTTGTGAAAGCCCTAGAGCGCTGCAACGAGGAGCAGAAGAAAATATTGGAT GAGAACTATGGAATAGATGATAAAGCTTGTGTTGCTAAAATTGAGGCGCTCTATAAGGATCTCAAACTTGag GATGTGTACCGGGAATATGAGGAGAATACGTATGAAGAGCTGATAAATTCCATTGAAGATGAAGAAACCAAATTAAGCAAACCAATGCAAGCAGTTCTCAAGTCATTCTTGGAGAAGATATATAAGAGGCAGAAGTAG
- the LOC101249026 gene encoding uncharacterized protein, translating to MLKLKPFIYSPSVRLHRRLAGSPIADSSSDSFPVKSLTESTHQSIHYFSLPILPTRRRSFSVSMESSGVSTTSPSVVKLKPIEATAETFKEFGQVIEASPDGEEFGPRDAQLDLSNGIPRFYIMQLKDRSLKFSKITHHANVTQCLGSIGGNVWYLGVAKPSIVDPTDTKGAVDIVVKSHCGHFYVPPAVDEVQAFRISGPKFIKLSHGTWHAGPLFTDDKMDFYNLELNNTNVVDHTTHDFIKKNGVVFVLDD from the exons ATGCTAAAATTGAAGCCTTTCATATATTCGCCATCCGTCAGGCTACATCGCCGACTCGCCGGATCTccgatcgccgatagtagttccGATTCCTTTCCGGTGAAATCACTCACAGAATCTACTCATCAATCCATTCACTACTTTTCCCTTCCCATATTGCCTACTCGCCGTCGTTCCTTTTCTGTATCAATGGAATCTTCCGGCGTTAGCACGACGTCGCCGTCAGTCGTGAAGCTGAAACCTATAGAAGCAACCGCAGAAACTTTTAAAGAGTTTGGACAG GTCATTGAAGCGTCTCCAGATGGGGAAGAATTCGGTCCTCGTGATGCTCAGCTTGATTTGAGCAATGGGATTCCTAGGTTTTACATTATGCAACTTAAAGATCGATCGCTCAAATTTTCTAAGATAACACATCATGCCAATGTCACTCAATGTCTTGGATCAATTGGAGGCAATGTTTGGTATCTTGGAGTTGCTAAGCCATCGATTGTAGATCCAACTGATACCAAGGGTGCTGTTGATATTGTTGTGAAGTCACATTGTGGGCATTTTTATGTGCCTCCTGCTGTTGATGAAGTGCAGGCTTTCAGAATTTCAGGTCCAAAGTTTATTAAATTGAGTCATGGTACATGGCATGCTGGACCACTATTTACAGATGATAAGATGGATTTCTACAATCTGGAGCTGAACAATACAAACGTGGTTGATCACACAACTCATGACTTCATCAAGAAGAATGGTGTGGTTTTCGTACTTGATGATTAG
- the FPPS4 gene encoding farnesyl pyrophosphate synthase isoform X3 encodes MSDFRAEFMEVYEKLKAEILKDLDINLTNGACDWIAKMLDHNLLGGKLNHGLSAIDSYSLLKEGKQLSSEEIILISSLGWCIEWLQGYFLVHDDIMDGSSKRRGQPCWFRLDKVGMIAVNDGVLLRNHIAVILKQHFRGKPCYVDLLELFNEVEYQTACGQMIDLITTQEKDLSKYSLSIHGRIVQYKTAYYSFYLPVACALLMAGENLDNHANAKDILIKMGIYFQVQDDYLDCFADPQVLGKNGTDIKDFKCSWLVVKALERCNEEQKKILDENYGIDDKACVAKIEALYKDLKLEDVYREYEENTYEELINSIEDEETKLSKPMQAVLKSFLEKIYKRQK; translated from the exons ATGAGTGATTTTAGGGCAGAATTCATGGAGGTTTATGAAAAACTTAAAGCCGAGATTTTAAAGGACTTGgatattaatttaactaatgGCGCTTGTGATTGGATAGCAAag ATGTTGGACCACAATCTACTTGGAG GAAAGCTGAATCACGGGCTCTCTGCTATTGATAGCTACAGTTTGttgaaagaagggaaacaacTAAGTAGTGAGGAGATCATTCTAATATCCTCCCTTGGCTGGTGCATTGAATGG CTTCAAGGATACTTCCTTGTTCATGATGATATAATGGATGGCTCTTCCAAACGCCGAGGTCAACCATGCTGGTTCAGATTAGACAAG GTTGGCATGATTGCTGTTAATGATGGCGTACTTCTTCGCAACCACATAGCTGTTATTCTTAAACAGCACTTTAGAGGAAAGCCTTGTTATGTTGATCTTCTTGAATTGTTTAATGAG GTGGAATACCAGACTGCCTGTGGACAAATGATAGATTTGATTACCACACAAGAGAAAGATTTATCAAAGTACTCATTGTCTAT TCATGGGCGGATTGTCCAGTATAAAACTgcttattattcattttatctcCCA GTGGCATGTGCACTTCTTATGGCCGGAGAGAATCTTGACAATCATGCTAATGCCAAGGACATACTCATCAAAATGGGAATATATTTCCAAGTTCAG GATGATTACCTGGACTGCTTTGCTGATCCACAGGTGTTGGGTAAG AATGGCACAGATATTAAAGATTTCAAGTGTTCTTGGTTGGTTGTGAAAGCCCTAGAGCGCTGCAACGAGGAGCAGAAGAAAATATTGGAT GAGAACTATGGAATAGATGATAAAGCTTGTGTTGCTAAAATTGAGGCGCTCTATAAGGATCTCAAACTTGag GATGTGTACCGGGAATATGAGGAGAATACGTATGAAGAGCTGATAAATTCCATTGAAGATGAAGAAACCAAATTAAGCAAACCAATGCAAGCAGTTCTCAAGTCATTCTTGGAGAAGATATATAAGAGGCAGAAGTAG
- the LOC101250255 gene encoding uncharacterized protein isoform X1 — translation MGRRKERKLAAKGAAGRRVKLDLFAEPPGDLGGSSVQDEVGGEEESKIHAELPNSPSSSGQEPENPLMLLGQYSDDEVDEESVEVLKRAASEDSSLDHEDKGKHSGDDETNVNGEIGSTVMEVEEKAIDNGSDLLSPSDRPAEDSARENNASVSVDLHAQLSVLDQITAPTTSDAQALGDASAGWKMVLHEESNQYYYWNTVTGETSWEVPQILGHAVEQRLEEKVTAETECMGRTTLENLEPSAKMDMDTRQTSVSYSDINEYRKPTDDDLHDKKRDNDEDQSGTINGFEQIDSQCNEISSPDGSLSSGKSDHAPEGNLNGPGEDFTKCSDADYVPEGEAEADFSSDLVKHCERLLKQLETMKGSEFYVQYDRISKYALELEIRLADIRSLACNGLSLLPFWVHSERKIKLLDSEINQLCGLFLSGQQNDVEADHVSHRGSDNVNDANGESSSCPATTGDASEESGATGVHEDLTPQTVLHPAEEVDMDVDMEVEDTEPSEQQTKLESSILEQTPNVPPPPDEDWIPPPPPDNEPFLPPPPDEPVDHTHAVPSNMESVQSFPYNLAYPGSTFDYYGQTNPEIASSLYGTSDGQIAVTHHPLYYQIPTTYSVTPVAINHVDPSAYYGHQDGALQPVSVVSGTESSGLPAIPVHETVAPDATPSLDVNKGSRSDLSAKSEADVPADLENEKIYFDVPATQSSLATETVSAMEGVGVSSTSVASGAVATASTAPSKVPSKVLRKKRTVGVVSTLRSNKKVSSLVDKWKAAKEELHAEEEEERESALDKLEKKRQREIEEWRAQQIASGEAKDNANFQPLGGDWRERVKRKRVEKMREAEKQLSEENEQPDLDVISRGLPSGWKAYWDDSTKQVYYGKAVTSETSWNRPTN, via the exons ATGGGAAGGAGAAAAGAGCGTAAACTTGCAGCAAAAGGTGCCGCCGGTCGGAGAGTTAAGCTCGATCTCTTCGCGGAACCCCCTG GAGATTTAGGTGGCTCCTCTGTCCAAGATGAAGTTGGAGGggaagaagaatccaagattcATGCCGAGCTACCTAATTCACCATCGTCTTCAG GTCAAGAACCGGAGAATCCTCTTATGCTGCTTGGGCAATATAGTGACGATGAAGTGGATGAGGAGTCAGTTGAAGTACTTAAACGTGCTGCTTCAGAGGATTCTTCTCTTGATCATGAAGACAAG GGAAAGCACTCTGGCGACGACGAGACTAATGTTAATGGGGAAATTGGTTCTACTGTTATGGAAGTTGAAGAGAAAGCTATTGACAATGGCTCTGATCTACTAAGTCCCTCAGATAGACCTGCAGAAGATAGTGCTAGAGAAAACAATGCTTCTGTCTCAGTTGATTTACATGCACAGTTGAGCGTGTTGGATCAGATTACTGCCCCTACAACTTCTGATGCACAGGCTCTAGGGGATGCAAGTGCGGGGTGGAAGATGGTGTTGCACGAAGAGAGTAACCAGTACTATTATTGGAACACAGTAACAGGCGAGACTTCATGGGAAGTGCCTCAGATATTGGGTCATGCAGTTGAACAGAGGTTAGAAGAGAAAGTTACTGCTGAAACTGAATGCATGGGCCGCACCACCTTGGAGAACTTAGAACCCTCTGCAAAAATGGATATGGACACTAGACAGACTAGTGTCAGCTACAGCGACATCAATGAATACAGGAAGCCAACAGATGACGACCTACATGATAAAAAAAGAGACAATGATGAGGACCAGAGTGGCACAATAAATGGCTTTGAACAAATTGATTCACAGTGCAATGAAATATCTTCTCCTGATGGATCTCTTTCTTCAGGGAAATCAGATCATGCTCCTGAAGGTAATTTGAATGGGCCAGGTGAAGATTTTACAAAATGCAGCGATGCAGATTATGTTCCGGAAGGTGAAGCTGAGGCAGACTTTTCCTCTGACCTGGTAAAACATTGTGAACGTTTGCTAAAGCAACTGGAGACCATGAAAGG GTCTGAATTTTACGTACAGTATGATCGAATTTCAAAATATGCATTGGAACTTGAGATTAGGCTAGCTGATATAAGGTCCTTAGCCTGTAATGGGCTTTCATTACTTCCCTTCTGGGTGCACTCTGAGAGGAAGATAAAACTGTTAGATTCAGAAATAAATCAACTTTGTGGGCTATTCTTATCTGGACAACAGAATGATGTTGAGGCTGATCATGTATCCCACAGAGGCAGTGATAATGTAAATGATGCAAATGGAGAGAGTTCAAGCTGTCCTGCCACCACTGG TGATGCAAGTGAGGAAAGTGGAGCCACTGGGGTACATGAAGATTTAACTCCTCAAACAGTGCTTCATCCGGCTGAGGAAGTAGACATGGATGTAGATATGGAAGTTGAAGATACAGAACCTTCAGAGCAACAGACAAAATTGGAGTCCTCAATCCTGGAACAAACACCTAATGTTCCTCCTCCACCTGATGAAGACTGGATTCCTCCTCCACCTCCTGATAATGAACCTTTTCTGCCACCACCACCTGATGAGCCTGTAGATCATACACATGCTGTTCCTTCAAATATGGAATCAGTTCAATCTTTTCCTTACAACTTAGCTTATCCGGGTTCAACATTTGATTACTATGGGCAAACTAATCCTGAAATTGCTAGTAGTTTATATGGAACTTCTGATGGTCAGATAGCTGTTACTCATCACCCTTTATATTATCAAATCCCAACTACATATAGTGTGACTCCTGTGGCGATCAACCATGTTGACCCCAGTGCATACTATGGCCATCAGGATGGAGCACTGCAGCCTGTCTCTGTTGTCAGTGGTACAGAGTCTTCTGGTCTTCCAGCTATACCAGTTCATGAAACTGTTGCCCCTGATGCAACTCCATCCTTAGATGTTAACAAGGGGTCACGATCTGATTTATCAGCAAAATCTGAGGCTGATGTACCTGCTGATTTGGAGAATGAAAAGATATATTTTGATGTTCCTGCCACACAATCCTCTTTAGCTACAGAAACCGTATCAGCAATGGAGGGTGTTGGTGTGTCTTCAACATCTGTCGCCAGTGGCGCTGTTGCTACTGCTTCAACTGCTCCCTCAAAAGTTCCATCAAAAG TTTTGCGTAAAAAGCGGACTGTGGGTGTGGTATCCACATTAAGGTCTAATAAGAAAGTGTCGAGCTTGGTTGACAAG TGGAAAGCTGCCAAAGAGGAGCTGCATGcagaggaggaagaagaacGTGAAAGTGCTCTTGACAAGTTGGAGAAGAAACGACAACGAGAAATAGAG GAATGGCGTGCTCAGCAAATTGCAAGTGGGGAGGCCAAAGATAACGCTAATTTCCAGCCACTTGGCGGCGATTG GCGAGAGCGTGTGAAACGAAAAAGAGTAGAAAAGATGAGGGAGGCTGAAAAGCAACTATCTGAAGAAAATGAGCAGCCTGATCTGGATGTCATTTCAAGAGGTCTTCCATCTGGATGGAAG GCTTATTGGGATGATTCGACGAAGCAGGTCTATTATGGAAAAGCTGTGACATCAGAAACGTCCTGGAATAGACCAACTAACTGA
- the LOC101250255 gene encoding uncharacterized protein isoform X2 → MLLGQYSDDEVDEESVEVLKRAASEDSSLDHEDKGKHSGDDETNVNGEIGSTVMEVEEKAIDNGSDLLSPSDRPAEDSARENNASVSVDLHAQLSVLDQITAPTTSDAQALGDASAGWKMVLHEESNQYYYWNTVTGETSWEVPQILGHAVEQRLEEKVTAETECMGRTTLENLEPSAKMDMDTRQTSVSYSDINEYRKPTDDDLHDKKRDNDEDQSGTINGFEQIDSQCNEISSPDGSLSSGKSDHAPEGNLNGPGEDFTKCSDADYVPEGEAEADFSSDLVKHCERLLKQLETMKGSEFYVQYDRISKYALELEIRLADIRSLACNGLSLLPFWVHSERKIKLLDSEINQLCGLFLSGQQNDVEADHVSHRGSDNVNDANGESSSCPATTGDASEESGATGVHEDLTPQTVLHPAEEVDMDVDMEVEDTEPSEQQTKLESSILEQTPNVPPPPDEDWIPPPPPDNEPFLPPPPDEPVDHTHAVPSNMESVQSFPYNLAYPGSTFDYYGQTNPEIASSLYGTSDGQIAVTHHPLYYQIPTTYSVTPVAINHVDPSAYYGHQDGALQPVSVVSGTESSGLPAIPVHETVAPDATPSLDVNKGSRSDLSAKSEADVPADLENEKIYFDVPATQSSLATETVSAMEGVGVSSTSVASGAVATASTAPSKVPSKVLRKKRTVGVVSTLRSNKKVSSLVDKWKAAKEELHAEEEEERESALDKLEKKRQREIEEWRAQQIASGEAKDNANFQPLGGDWRERVKRKRVEKMREAEKQLSEENEQPDLDVISRGLPSGWKAYWDDSTKQVYYGKAVTSETSWNRPTN, encoded by the exons ATGCTGCTTGGGCAATATAGTGACGATGAAGTGGATGAGGAGTCAGTTGAAGTACTTAAACGTGCTGCTTCAGAGGATTCTTCTCTTGATCATGAAGACAAG GGAAAGCACTCTGGCGACGACGAGACTAATGTTAATGGGGAAATTGGTTCTACTGTTATGGAAGTTGAAGAGAAAGCTATTGACAATGGCTCTGATCTACTAAGTCCCTCAGATAGACCTGCAGAAGATAGTGCTAGAGAAAACAATGCTTCTGTCTCAGTTGATTTACATGCACAGTTGAGCGTGTTGGATCAGATTACTGCCCCTACAACTTCTGATGCACAGGCTCTAGGGGATGCAAGTGCGGGGTGGAAGATGGTGTTGCACGAAGAGAGTAACCAGTACTATTATTGGAACACAGTAACAGGCGAGACTTCATGGGAAGTGCCTCAGATATTGGGTCATGCAGTTGAACAGAGGTTAGAAGAGAAAGTTACTGCTGAAACTGAATGCATGGGCCGCACCACCTTGGAGAACTTAGAACCCTCTGCAAAAATGGATATGGACACTAGACAGACTAGTGTCAGCTACAGCGACATCAATGAATACAGGAAGCCAACAGATGACGACCTACATGATAAAAAAAGAGACAATGATGAGGACCAGAGTGGCACAATAAATGGCTTTGAACAAATTGATTCACAGTGCAATGAAATATCTTCTCCTGATGGATCTCTTTCTTCAGGGAAATCAGATCATGCTCCTGAAGGTAATTTGAATGGGCCAGGTGAAGATTTTACAAAATGCAGCGATGCAGATTATGTTCCGGAAGGTGAAGCTGAGGCAGACTTTTCCTCTGACCTGGTAAAACATTGTGAACGTTTGCTAAAGCAACTGGAGACCATGAAAGG GTCTGAATTTTACGTACAGTATGATCGAATTTCAAAATATGCATTGGAACTTGAGATTAGGCTAGCTGATATAAGGTCCTTAGCCTGTAATGGGCTTTCATTACTTCCCTTCTGGGTGCACTCTGAGAGGAAGATAAAACTGTTAGATTCAGAAATAAATCAACTTTGTGGGCTATTCTTATCTGGACAACAGAATGATGTTGAGGCTGATCATGTATCCCACAGAGGCAGTGATAATGTAAATGATGCAAATGGAGAGAGTTCAAGCTGTCCTGCCACCACTGG TGATGCAAGTGAGGAAAGTGGAGCCACTGGGGTACATGAAGATTTAACTCCTCAAACAGTGCTTCATCCGGCTGAGGAAGTAGACATGGATGTAGATATGGAAGTTGAAGATACAGAACCTTCAGAGCAACAGACAAAATTGGAGTCCTCAATCCTGGAACAAACACCTAATGTTCCTCCTCCACCTGATGAAGACTGGATTCCTCCTCCACCTCCTGATAATGAACCTTTTCTGCCACCACCACCTGATGAGCCTGTAGATCATACACATGCTGTTCCTTCAAATATGGAATCAGTTCAATCTTTTCCTTACAACTTAGCTTATCCGGGTTCAACATTTGATTACTATGGGCAAACTAATCCTGAAATTGCTAGTAGTTTATATGGAACTTCTGATGGTCAGATAGCTGTTACTCATCACCCTTTATATTATCAAATCCCAACTACATATAGTGTGACTCCTGTGGCGATCAACCATGTTGACCCCAGTGCATACTATGGCCATCAGGATGGAGCACTGCAGCCTGTCTCTGTTGTCAGTGGTACAGAGTCTTCTGGTCTTCCAGCTATACCAGTTCATGAAACTGTTGCCCCTGATGCAACTCCATCCTTAGATGTTAACAAGGGGTCACGATCTGATTTATCAGCAAAATCTGAGGCTGATGTACCTGCTGATTTGGAGAATGAAAAGATATATTTTGATGTTCCTGCCACACAATCCTCTTTAGCTACAGAAACCGTATCAGCAATGGAGGGTGTTGGTGTGTCTTCAACATCTGTCGCCAGTGGCGCTGTTGCTACTGCTTCAACTGCTCCCTCAAAAGTTCCATCAAAAG TTTTGCGTAAAAAGCGGACTGTGGGTGTGGTATCCACATTAAGGTCTAATAAGAAAGTGTCGAGCTTGGTTGACAAG TGGAAAGCTGCCAAAGAGGAGCTGCATGcagaggaggaagaagaacGTGAAAGTGCTCTTGACAAGTTGGAGAAGAAACGACAACGAGAAATAGAG GAATGGCGTGCTCAGCAAATTGCAAGTGGGGAGGCCAAAGATAACGCTAATTTCCAGCCACTTGGCGGCGATTG GCGAGAGCGTGTGAAACGAAAAAGAGTAGAAAAGATGAGGGAGGCTGAAAAGCAACTATCTGAAGAAAATGAGCAGCCTGATCTGGATGTCATTTCAAGAGGTCTTCCATCTGGATGGAAG GCTTATTGGGATGATTCGACGAAGCAGGTCTATTATGGAAAAGCTGTGACATCAGAAACGTCCTGGAATAGACCAACTAACTGA
- the FPPS4 gene encoding farnesyl pyrophosphate synthase isoform X2: protein MLDHNLLGGKLNHGLSAIDSYSLLKEGKQLSSEEIILISSLGWCIEWLQGYFLVHDDIMDGSSKRRGQPCWFRLDKVGMIAVNDGVLLRNHIAVILKQHFRGKPCYVDLLELFNEVEYQTACGQMIDLITTQEKDLSKYSLSIHGRIVQYKTAYYSFYLPVACALLMAGENLDNHANAKDILIKMGIYFQVQDDYLDCFADPQVLGKNGTDIKDFKCSWLVVKALERCNEEQKKILDENYGIDDKACVAKIEALYKDLKLEDVYREYEENTYEELINSIEDEETKLSKPMQAVLKSFLEKIYKRQK, encoded by the exons ATGTTGGACCACAATCTACTTGGAG GAAAGCTGAATCACGGGCTCTCTGCTATTGATAGCTACAGTTTGttgaaagaagggaaacaacTAAGTAGTGAGGAGATCATTCTAATATCCTCCCTTGGCTGGTGCATTGAATGG CTTCAAGGATACTTCCTTGTTCATGATGATATAATGGATGGCTCTTCCAAACGCCGAGGTCAACCATGCTGGTTCAGATTAGACAAG GTTGGCATGATTGCTGTTAATGATGGCGTACTTCTTCGCAACCACATAGCTGTTATTCTTAAACAGCACTTTAGAGGAAAGCCTTGTTATGTTGATCTTCTTGAATTGTTTAATGAG GTGGAATACCAGACTGCCTGTGGACAAATGATAGATTTGATTACCACACAAGAGAAAGATTTATCAAAGTACTCATTGTCTAT TCATGGGCGGATTGTCCAGTATAAAACTgcttattattcattttatctcCCA GTGGCATGTGCACTTCTTATGGCCGGAGAGAATCTTGACAATCATGCTAATGCCAAGGACATACTCATCAAAATGGGAATATATTTCCAAGTTCAG GATGATTACCTGGACTGCTTTGCTGATCCACAGGTGTTGGGTAAG AATGGCACAGATATTAAAGATTTCAAGTGTTCTTGGTTGGTTGTGAAAGCCCTAGAGCGCTGCAACGAGGAGCAGAAGAAAATATTGGAT GAGAACTATGGAATAGATGATAAAGCTTGTGTTGCTAAAATTGAGGCGCTCTATAAGGATCTCAAACTTGag GATGTGTACCGGGAATATGAGGAGAATACGTATGAAGAGCTGATAAATTCCATTGAAGATGAAGAAACCAAATTAAGCAAACCAATGCAAGCAGTTCTCAAGTCATTCTTGGAGAAGATATATAAGAGGCAGAAGTAG